TCATTGCGGGCTTCTTTGTTTCCATACATATCGCTCATACCCATAGTGCCCAGCCCCGGGGCCGCCACTGTTGGGCCTGTTTTGCCTAATTGAATGGTCTTCATGTGCTGAATGATTTATACTATTTACTGCAAAAATCAAACAGCCTTTTCATTTAGGCATGGTGAAAAGTTCAGGAAAATGATGCAGCGTTCAGGTTATGCCGCATGGGCATCACGAAACTTCTTGGGTGTTATCCCGGCAAAATGCTTGAAGAACTTGCTGAAGTTGGAAGGATCGAAAGTTAGCTGCCTCGCAATTTCAGCAATAGAAAGATCTGTGGTCAAAATGAGCTCTTTGGCTATAGCCATCAGTTTCTCTTCATAAATATCGCAGGGAGACCGCTTCAATTCTTCCTGTATTGTATTGCTTAAGTGCGTAGGATGGATGTACAGCAGCGCTGCAATATCCTGTATTTCAAAAGTAGACATCACATTACCTGATTTTAATTCTTCCAGGTGCTTATCTAGTTCTTTCAAAAAAGCTTCCGTTATTTCCTTTGGAAGCGTCATTGTATTTTCTCATTTGCTTTACGAAACTCAAGTGGCGTTGAACCCACGTACCGCTTAAAAAATTTACCAAAGTTAGCCGGATCAGAGAAATTCAATTGCCAGGCAATCTGGGCTATGTCAAAATTGGTATAAAGGATCAGTGATTTAGCTTCTGCAATGAGTCGATCGTTAATAAAGGCCAGTGCATTTTTACCGGAAGCTGCTTTCACTGATTGCGACAGATGGTTGGGTGAAACAAAGAGAAGATGCGCATATTCATCAATCGTTCGCTTTTCTAAATAGTAATTATTCACTAGCTGAATAAACTTTTTTAAAAGCGACTGCTGTGGAGTAGTAAAGCCTTGCTCCCACTGGCTAAAGGCAGAGGCGAAGTCTTTCAACTCATACAATAAAGCCAATAGCTTTAGTGTGGCCACCGTATGCTTTTTGTCATTTGTTTTTTCGTAAGCAGCAAATACTTCTTCGAACAAAGGCGAGAACTCAGTAAAACGTGATTGATTAAGCTTAAAAAAGTTAGTCTGTACCAAATCAAAAAAAGGGAATTCTTTTTCAAATTCTGGTTTAAAAAAGGAGAAACATTCTTTTTTAAAATAGATCAGGTACCCCGAAGCTTGGTTGTCACGAAAAAAGCTGTAAACCAGTCCAGGGGCTTGAAAAACCAAAAAGGAATTGAGTTCCGTAATACTTGTGTTATCATAAGTAATCTTTGTTTTGCCCGCATTGCTCACGAGTGCTATAAAGTAAAAATCCTTTTTGAATGGAGGTTTATACTGCTCCATTGTAGGCATATTTTCCTTTAGTCTCAGGCAATATAAATTCGGATCATTAGTCTGATAACCTGATGAAAATGATTGCAGGAACTCGTTAATCTCTTTATAGGCTGGAATTATAAACGGGTTATCTTTCACCGACTAAAGTTAAAGCTACTGATAGGTTTCTACCAAGCACGATCGCCTATTTGTATAAATAGAGGGGAAGCTAAATGCGATTGATTTCGCCTAGAAGTTGCCGCTAGTCGCCGACCAACGGTTCTATATATCCTGAAAGTGAGTTCGTAATTGAAAAGGATCTCTACCCTCTTCATAATACGCTGCCGAACAATAGTAGTAATCTGCAGGATGAGCCACCAGTTCCCACTTCGGCTGACATGGGTTGGCATGGATGAAATGAAGTTTTTGCTTCAGGAACTTGCCCCGATTCAAATCAATGCTCATGGAGTTGCGTTTCCCAACCTGGTAGGCTCTGTCGGCAGCCTGCACCTGCAACTTAGCATATAGTGCGGGGTTAGCTTTACTCAAATACACCAGTATCTCCCTGGCAGTAAACTTTAGAAAGTCCCGCTGCACGGCTTCTCGCTTGTGTTCTTTATTGATCCGCCAGATCAAGTGAAGATGATTGGGCATGAGTACAAAAGCACAGACCTTTACCGGGTTTTGTTTCACCCTAAATTGTAAGGCATCCAAAATGATATGTTTGGCCACATCTTCCTGCAGCAAGGGCAGCCAATCTTTACACACGGCTGTGAAGTATTGCACGTGATGCTCTTGTTGTACGGACATACACTAATATACTAAAGAACCGTTGGTCACCAACCAACCCCAACGACGGGAAAATGTGTGCTTTATTGCTTTCATCTACTACGAATAGCAAGTGGTAATTTAATACCACTACCAGGAGACATATTGAATAAATCTGGCTACCTTAGAAAATACACTATTATAAGCGTTGAACGCCCTGTCTACAGTTTCCCTTACCCAATGGCAACTTATTAGTAAAACGCATGCAGCAGCTGCAGTCCATCCTTTATGAAGCCCCGTTCAGAAGAATTGTTACCAGCCACATTTAAAACGATTACAGTGAAAAAGATCTATCCAATCATACGCACTACCATTGCCGGCGGCTTTTTATTCCTTTTACCATTAGTAGTATTGATTCTTATTTTCAGAAAAGCCTCCGGCCTGTTACAAACATTGCTACACCCGCTTCTGAAACCGATTGAAGATATCACCTTTATTGGTGTAGCACTATACAATCTGATAGCCGTAATACTGTTATTAGCCATCTGTTTTATAGCCGGACTGCTGGCCAAAACTAAACCAGCCACAAATCTGATCAACCATCTGGAAGTGTCGATACTGGGCTTGATACCGGGCTATAACGTTTTAAAAAACCAAACGCATAGCATCGTTGGCTTTGAAGATCAAACATTAGACGTGGTTTTGGCCAGGGTCGATGATGGTTGGCAACTTTCATTTCTTATAGAAAAGGTACACGATGATCTGTATACCGTATTTATTCCCAATGCCCCTACCCCATTCAGCGGCTCTGTTTATCATTTAGAAAGCGACAAGATTATTAAAACAACGATAACTAAAAAACAAGCCATCATTTGTATACGGCAATTTGGCTTAGGTTCCGCATTACTTCTGAAAAACAATAAGGAATTGATGGGCGGGACTAGTATTGAATAAGAATGAAGGACTACTCATTCACTAGGAGAACTTGTGGCCCCATCTGGTGGAAGGTATTATCAGTAGGTACCTTTGCTGTTTACGCCTTTGTTGATGTTCTTCCGTGCTTCTGTGCTTTGGTTGCACCAACAAAACCCGCCTTTCGTCCTTAACTATAGAACAGCAGCTTCTCTACCGTTGTCCGGCTGGTGATTAAGTTAACGCTTAAGAATAAACGAAACGCCAACAGCAGCGTAATATTGGCGTAAAATAGCAATCAAAAATCAATCTCTTTTATAATGCAGTCAGCACCTTGAGGAACCGTTATTGTGCCCGAAGCATGATGCGGCCTTGCCCAGTATGACTCAAAACCACCAGGGACAGGATACCCGGCAAAATTAGTGGTAACACTCTGGGCAGACCAGGAATAGGTACCCGGTGGAAGACCAATAAAACTACCAAATGCTGTCATATCTACATAGTTAAGAAGAATAGGACATATAGGCGTTATTCTCAGTGCCCAAACGCCTTCGATCAGTGCATCAGGATAACCAGCAATCGTTACTTTGGCAAGAACTAATACTGGACTAAAACCTTCTATGGCCCTAATACCTTGTTCATCAAGGCTGCCAGATGAATCTCTGAAGAAAAAATAAACATTACTGGAAGCCTTACCTGGCACCACTTGTACATATACTTGTACTTGTACTGTGTCTTCATCATACAATCCACTTGCATCCGTCACTTTTAACCCAAAAAGGTAAGTTCCTTGTACAAGGTTCGTAATGGATGTTTCCGCCGCATTGGAATTTCTGATCAAAACATTGGACGGCCCAGAGATCACTGACCATTGCCATGTAGTAATGGTACCATCCGGATCTGCAGATAGGCTACCATTCAACACTATACTGTCCAATGGTAAACGGATAGAGGTATCCTTGCCCGCAACAGCTACCGGGGGCTTGTTTGTCTCGATACAATCCTCACAGGAATTTTCCTTTTTACAAGCCGGTATGGCTGTACATACAATAATAAGTACTACTGACAGGTAGATATTCTTCTTCATGAGCGGCCGATTGATAGTTCCAGAATGTGAAGTCCAGAAAATGCGGACTAAATTCTTTTACATAGAATGGACCGGCAGCAGAAAAAGCGGTTTAGAGAGAGAAACTAAAAAACTGTTCGCAAAAATATAAAAGAAAGTTGAGGCTTGAAAGCACAGCAAGAGAGATATTCTGTCTCTTTACGTTTCCATTGGTCGCCAACCCCAAGTGTTCGAAAGCTATAATAGACTGTAGAGAGCGTACTCTTTGAAGCAGTTTCCTTTGCGCCCCTCTGTGGTTTCTCTGTGGCCTTTGCGGTAAAAAAACAACCGCAAAAAATACATAGAGGCCGCAAAGTAAAACACTTGAAATAGACTTCTCTAAATGTTGGCATTGACATTCAAACACTTGGGGCGCTGACCAACATCAATACAAGGAACCGACTATTTCCTTCAGGTTTCTTGGAGCAACACTAAAATGATCATTCAAAAAAACAATAGCTAACAATACAAATACAATGGCCACCAAAACGATAAGCAGCTGCCCCCAGGATATTTTCTGTATGGCTTGCTTCTTTGTTACCTCACAGGTTTCACCCGCACAGTATAATGATTCCACTTTATGAAACAAACCATAAAACAAACACGCTAAACAAATGCCGAATGCCGATTCAAAAAACAAGAAAAGGAGGCAAACAAAGCAAGTAACACCTGTAAAGATGCTGTAGGAATTGAGTATGTCCAACAGAATGAACATTAATGATGATAATGTCAAGCCTATTTTCCAGGCAAACTTTTTCTGTGGCGCGCCCACATATTCGGGAGCCTGCCGACAAACAATCAAACGCCCGATGATTAATACAGGAGAAAACCGGGGACTAACAAAGACACGAATGGCAAAGTCGGTAAGAAATACAATGATCACATATTTGACCATCAAAAAGTTTCGCTCAAAAAGGATCAGCATCAAGGCAATAAACAAGATCAAAAACAGAATTCCTGCAGCCGCTCTTATTTCCCGCTCATTTAAAACAGGAATAGCATAGCCTTCTACCTCTTCTCCAAATTGTATAATCTTACTTCCCTTTTTCATGATTTGTATTTATTGATGCGCATGTCGAGTTGATTCTTATTTGTTGAAGCATCACAAAAGCATTGATCTCCCGGCAAGTCTCAAACCGGCTTGATGTAAAAAAGGCTCATGGTAAATACATGAGCCGTAATTGCTAACAACAGGGTAATGTCATAGCCAGGATAATAAGGGCAACAATGATCTGTTTCATAATTGATGGTTTTGTTTTAATTGTTCTATTGCAAGGCTATGCATTTAAATGAAGAAGAAATAGAGGCTGTCAACAAACAACAGTTTATAGTAGACAAACGACACGTGTCCGTAAACATTATTGTTTAAACAAGTCTTCGCTGCTCGAGCTATTGAGAGGGAGAGTATGTGTGTGTGTGTGTGTAGCGCTCCAGCTTAGCTGAGTAATGATCAGACTTTTATAGGATGCTATCTCCCTTCCTCTTGCTTTACGTTTTTTTTGCCTTGATGCAAAGCGCACGCCCC
This genomic interval from Flavisolibacter tropicus contains the following:
- a CDS encoding helix-turn-helix domain-containing protein, producing the protein MKDNPFIIPAYKEINEFLQSFSSGYQTNDPNLYCLRLKENMPTMEQYKPPFKKDFYFIALVSNAGKTKITYDNTSITELNSFLVFQAPGLVYSFFRDNQASGYLIYFKKECFSFFKPEFEKEFPFFDLVQTNFFKLNQSRFTEFSPLFEEVFAAYEKTNDKKHTVATLKLLALLYELKDFASAFSQWEQGFTTPQQSLLKKFIQLVNNYYLEKRTIDEYAHLLFVSPNHLSQSVKAASGKNALAFINDRLIAEAKSLILYTNFDIAQIAWQLNFSDPANFGKFFKRYVGSTPLEFRKANEKIQ
- a CDS encoding DUF502 domain-containing protein encodes the protein MKPRSEELLPATFKTITVKKIYPIIRTTIAGGFLFLLPLVVLILIFRKASGLLQTLLHPLLKPIEDITFIGVALYNLIAVILLLAICFIAGLLAKTKPATNLINHLEVSILGLIPGYNVLKNQTHSIVGFEDQTLDVVLARVDDGWQLSFLIEKVHDDLYTVFIPNAPTPFSGSVYHLESDKIIKTTITKKQAIICIRQFGLGSALLLKNNKELMGGTSIE
- a CDS encoding DUF4395 domain-containing protein: MKKGSKIIQFGEEVEGYAIPVLNEREIRAAAGILFLILFIALMLILFERNFLMVKYVIIVFLTDFAIRVFVSPRFSPVLIIGRLIVCRQAPEYVGAPQKKFAWKIGLTLSSLMFILLDILNSYSIFTGVTCFVCLLFLFFESAFGICLACLFYGLFHKVESLYCAGETCEVTKKQAIQKISWGQLLIVLVAIVFVLLAIVFLNDHFSVAPRNLKEIVGSLY
- a CDS encoding transposase gives rise to the protein MSVQQEHHVQYFTAVCKDWLPLLQEDVAKHIILDALQFRVKQNPVKVCAFVLMPNHLHLIWRINKEHKREAVQRDFLKFTAREILVYLSKANPALYAKLQVQAADRAYQVGKRNSMSIDLNRGKFLKQKLHFIHANPCQPKWELVAHPADYYYCSAAYYEEGRDPFQLRTHFQDI
- a CDS encoding helix-turn-helix transcriptional regulator; this translates as MTLPKEITEAFLKELDKHLEELKSGNVMSTFEIQDIAALLYIHPTHLSNTIQEELKRSPCDIYEEKLMAIAKELILTTDLSIAEIARQLTFDPSNFSKFFKHFAGITPKKFRDAHAA
- a CDS encoding PKD domain-containing protein; protein product: MKKNIYLSVVLIIVCTAIPACKKENSCEDCIETNKPPVAVAGKDTSIRLPLDSIVLNGSLSADPDGTITTWQWSVISGPSNVLIRNSNAAETSITNLVQGTYLFGLKVTDASGLYDEDTVQVQVYVQVVPGKASSNVYFFFRDSSGSLDEQGIRAIEGFSPVLVLAKVTIAGYPDALIEGVWALRITPICPILLNYVDMTAFGSFIGLPPGTYSWSAQSVTTNFAGYPVPGGFESYWARPHHASGTITVPQGADCIIKEIDF